In the Malania oleifera isolate guangnan ecotype guangnan chromosome 1, ASM2987363v1, whole genome shotgun sequence genome, one interval contains:
- the LOC131157134 gene encoding zinc finger BED domain-containing protein RICESLEEPER 1-like, with protein sequence MEMPNESVIKKPKRLTSVVWNHFERVRKADICYAVCVHCNKKLSGSSNSGTTHLRNHLMRCLKRSNYDVSQLLAAKRRRKENTNTLSIANISFDEGQRKDENINSSALKFEQEPKKDETINLGSIKFDQEQSRQDLVHMIILHGYPLAMVEHIGFKVFVKNLQPLFDFLPNGAIELDCMEIYEKQKQKLYEMINKLHGRINVAVDVWTSPENSRYLCLTVHYIDRDWKLHKKILNFVTLDPSHTEETLSEVVIKCLMDWDVDYKLFSLTYDDCFTNDDIVPGIKERISQNRRLLSNGKLFDVPCAARVLRLIVQDAIEALREVAHKIRESIRYAKSSHGTLGKLNEFAQQAGIDCQKSLFLDCPGRWNSTYLMLETALEYKDAFSLLKEHDSAYTTALSDKEWEWASSITGYLKLFVEITNGFAGNKCPTANIYFPEICDVHIQLNDWCKSLDTFMSSMALKMKEKFDKYWSKCSLALAVAAILDPRFKMKLVEYYYTQIYGSSAPDRIKDVFDRVKELFKAYTVCPASVSVDQGSAWPGGAFPGNNNDTRDRLKGFDKFLHETSQSQSIISDLDKYLEEPIFPRNFDFNILNWWKVHTPRYPVLSMMAHDVLGIPMSTVALESVFSAEGRVLDHHRSSLNPDTRQALICAHDWLRVDLEESNLPSSHSAISQFSGTN encoded by the exons ATGGAAATGCCAAATGAATCAGTTATTAAGAAGCCAAAGAGGTTGACATCTGTCGTATGGAATCACTTCGAGAGGGTTAGAAAGGCTGATATTTGTTATGCCGTTTGTGTGCATTGTAATAAGAAGCTTAGTGGATCAAGTAACAGTGGAACAACACACCTGAGAAATCATTTAATGCGTTGTCTGAAAAGATCGAATTATGATGTGTCTCAACTGCTTGCAGCAAAGAGGAGGAGAAAAGAAAATACCAATACCCTTAGCATTGCAAATATCAGCTTTGACGAAGGGCAAAGAAAAGATGAAAATATTAACTCTTCTGCTCTTAAGTTTGAGCAAGAGCCGAAAAAAGATGAAACCATCAACCTGGGAAGTATTAAGTTTGACCAAGAGCAAAGTAGACAGGATCTTGTTCACATGATTATATTACATGGTTATCCCTTGGCCATGGTTGAACATATTGGATTCAAGGTCTTTGTTAAGAATCTTCAGCCATTGTTTGATTTCCTGCCAAATGGTGCCATTGAGCTTGATTGTATGGAAATTTAtgagaaacagaaacagaaattGTATGAAATGATAAATAAATTGCATGGCAGAATTAATGTTGCTGTTGATGTGTGGACTTCACCTGAAAATTCTAGGTACTTGTGCTTGACAGTGCACTACATTGACAGGGATTGGAAACTGCATAAGAAGATACTGAATTTTGTTACGCTTGATCCTTCTCACACTGAAGAGACTCTTTCAGAAGTTGTTATTAAGTGTCTGATGGACTGGGATGTTGACTATAAACTATTTTCCTTGACATATGATGATTGTTTCACCAATGATGATATTGTCCCTGGAATAAAAGAGAGGATCTCTCAAAACAGGCGTCTTTTGAGTAATGGTAAATTATTTGATGTCCCTTGTGCTGCACGTGTTCTGAGGTTAATTGTTCAAGATGCCATTGAAGCACTAAGAGAGGTAGCCCACAAGATTCGAGAAAGTATAAGGTATGCCAAAAGCTCACATGGAACATTGGGAAAATTGAACGAGTTTGCTCAACAAGCTGGTATTGATTGTCAAAAGAGCTTATTTCTTGATTGCCCTGGTCGATGGAACTCAACCTATCTTATGCTTGAAACAGCCTTAGAATACAAGGATGCATTTTCTCTATTGAAAGAGCATGATTCTGCCTACACAACAGCTCTATCTGATAAAGAATGGGAATGGGCGAGTTCCATTACTGGTTACTTAAAACTTTTCGTTGAAATCACTAATGGCTTTGCAGGAAACAAATGCCCTACTGCAAATATATATTTTCCTGAGATTTGTGATGTTCATATTCAATTAAATGATTGGTGCAAGAGCCTTGATACTTTTATGAGTTCTATGGCattgaagatgaaagaaaaatTCGATAAATATTGGAGCAAATGCAGTTTGGCTTTGGCAGTAGCAGCCATCTTAGATCCCCGATTCAAGATGAAGTTGGTAGAGTATTACTACACCCAGATTTATGGTAGTAGTGCTCCTGATAGAATCAAGGATGTTTTTGATCGTGTGAAGGAACTTTTCAAGGCATATACTGTCTGCCCAGCCTCGGTTTCAGTTGATCAAGGTTCGGCTTGGCCTGGCGGTGCCTTCCCCGGTAATAATAATGACACAAGGGATAGACTGAAAGGTTTTGACAAGTTCCTCCATGAGACCTCCCAAAGTCAAAGCATAATATCAGACTTGGACAAATATTTGGAGGAACCAATCTTTCCTCGTAACTTTGATTTCAACATATTAAATTGGTGGAAAGTCCACACGCCCAGGTACCCTGTCTTGTCTATGATGGCACATGATGTTCTTGGGATTCCCATGTCAACTGTTGCATTGGAGTCAGTCTTCAGTGCTGAAGGCAGAGTTCTTGATCATCATCGGAGTTCACTGAATCCAGATACTCGGCAGGCTTTGATATGTGCACATGATTGGTTGCGCGTGGATTTAGAGG AGTCCAATCTGCCCTCCAGCCATTCTGCTATATCCCAGTTCAGTGGAACAAATTGA